A single region of the Microbulbifer sp. MKSA007 genome encodes:
- a CDS encoding slipin family protein, whose protein sequence is MYAIRILREYERAVVFFLGRFQTVKGPGLIIIIPIVQTMERVDLRTVVMDVPTQDVISRDNVSVKVNAVVYYRVINPQSAIINVEFYHEAVSQLAQTTLRSVLGKHELDEMLCERDKLNVDIQKILDEQTDAWGVKVTNVEIKHIDLDESMVRAIAQQAEAERARRAKVIHAEGEAQAALKLTEAANQLSKNANAITLRYMQTMIDIAGANNSSTIVFPLPLDLIEPMLKRGSASS, encoded by the coding sequence ATGTATGCCATTCGTATTTTGCGGGAGTATGAGCGCGCAGTGGTATTTTTCCTGGGGCGTTTCCAAACAGTGAAAGGGCCAGGACTGATTATAATCATTCCCATTGTTCAAACTATGGAGCGCGTGGATCTGCGCACTGTGGTGATGGACGTACCCACCCAGGATGTTATCAGCAGGGATAATGTCTCAGTAAAAGTCAACGCAGTGGTTTATTACCGGGTAATTAATCCACAGTCTGCAATTATTAATGTGGAATTTTATCACGAGGCTGTAAGCCAGTTAGCGCAAACTACATTGCGTTCGGTACTGGGTAAGCACGAGCTGGATGAGATGTTATGTGAGCGAGACAAGCTAAATGTAGATATCCAAAAAATACTCGATGAGCAAACAGATGCCTGGGGTGTAAAAGTTACTAATGTAGAGATTAAGCATATCGATCTTGATGAAAGTATGGTGCGGGCTATCGCACAGCAGGCAGAGGCGGAGCGCGCGCGGCGGGCTAAAGTTATACACGCAGAGGGGGAGGCGCAGGCGGCTTTAAAGCTGACTGAGGCAGCGAATCAATTATCGAAAAATGCCAACGCGATTACTTTGCGATATATGCAAACCATGATTGATATTGCCGGCGCAAATAACAGCTCTACAATTGTATTTCCGTTGCCACTGGATCTAATTGAGCCAATGCTGAAGCGGGGCTCTGCATCCAGTTAA
- the pgi gene encoding glucose-6-phosphate isomerase, with product MTSETLALSRVAAISRLKSHFDQHKWSLRELFATDPQRTDKFSSDAAGIYLDYSKNHLREDTLKLLLEYAEEQGLNNQITALVNGAIVNNTEHRPALHTALRFQGQPKTEQERAVKDCREQMKQFAESVHNHSWRSFSDKPIRHIVNIGIGGSDLGPRMAVEALSPWHKDSIDVHFVANIDGADLSDTLAGIDAEETLFVIASKSFSTLETRENALSARRWMLSAGCDESQLAKHFVAVSSNITAAQDFGIAPENIFPMWDWVGGRYSLWSAIGLPIVLACGYEVFEQLLQGANAMDQHFATTPLESNLPVLMALTQFWYRQCWHTTSHVVLPYAQRLARFPAWLQQLDMESLGKSVDKDGQALGYPSGSVIWGSEGTNGQHSFHQLLHQGTDLIPADFIAVKEPTSELLEQHRWLQACCISQSQALLRGKSLHEARQELEEAGHTHREAHALAPHKVIPGNRSSNTLILEKLDPFHLGSLLALYEHKVYVGGCLLGINPFDQWGVELGKQLSSKIHKAAKGEIPQDDWDSSTRSLMKKLL from the coding sequence ATGACTAGTGAAACCCTGGCTTTAAGCCGTGTAGCGGCAATCTCACGGTTGAAGTCCCATTTTGACCAACATAAGTGGTCCTTGAGAGAGCTGTTTGCAACGGATCCCCAAAGGACAGATAAGTTCAGCTCAGACGCAGCCGGAATCTATCTGGATTACAGTAAGAACCACTTGCGTGAAGACACCCTTAAGTTGCTGTTGGAATATGCAGAAGAGCAGGGTCTGAACAACCAAATTACTGCGCTAGTGAACGGGGCCATTGTCAACAATACCGAACACCGCCCTGCCCTGCACACCGCACTGCGATTTCAGGGGCAACCGAAAACTGAACAAGAGCGGGCGGTAAAAGATTGCCGCGAGCAAATGAAACAGTTTGCCGAATCGGTGCACAACCATAGCTGGCGCAGCTTCTCAGATAAACCGATCCGCCATATCGTGAATATCGGTATCGGCGGTTCCGACCTGGGTCCGCGCATGGCGGTAGAGGCCCTCAGTCCTTGGCACAAAGACTCTATCGATGTGCACTTTGTAGCAAATATCGATGGCGCAGACCTTAGCGACACCTTGGCTGGTATCGATGCGGAAGAAACCCTTTTTGTAATTGCTTCCAAGTCCTTTTCCACCTTGGAAACCCGTGAAAATGCGCTGTCCGCACGTCGCTGGATGTTATCTGCCGGTTGCGATGAGTCGCAGTTGGCCAAACACTTTGTTGCGGTGAGCAGTAATATTACTGCTGCTCAGGATTTCGGAATTGCTCCTGAGAATATTTTCCCAATGTGGGATTGGGTGGGTGGTCGCTACTCACTCTGGTCTGCTATCGGCCTGCCAATTGTTCTTGCTTGCGGCTATGAAGTTTTTGAACAGCTTCTGCAAGGCGCCAATGCAATGGACCAGCACTTCGCCACTACTCCACTGGAGTCCAATCTACCCGTACTGATGGCGTTGACCCAGTTCTGGTATCGCCAGTGCTGGCATACGACCAGCCATGTCGTGCTGCCCTACGCGCAGCGCCTGGCCCGATTCCCCGCCTGGTTACAGCAGCTGGATATGGAGAGCCTGGGTAAAAGTGTCGACAAGGACGGGCAGGCGCTGGGCTACCCCAGTGGCAGCGTTATCTGGGGCAGTGAGGGTACGAATGGCCAACACTCTTTCCACCAATTATTGCACCAGGGAACCGACCTTATTCCAGCAGACTTTATCGCAGTCAAGGAACCGACGTCTGAACTCCTCGAACAGCACCGCTGGCTGCAGGCCTGTTGTATTAGCCAGAGCCAGGCGCTACTGCGAGGCAAAAGCCTGCATGAGGCCCGCCAGGAGCTGGAAGAAGCTGGTCACACTCATCGCGAGGCCCACGCCCTAGCCCCACATAAAGTAATCCCTGGTAATCGCTCCAGCAACACCCTGATCCTGGAAAAGTTAGATCCTTTCCACCTGGGCTCGCTCCTGGCACTGTACGAGCACAAGGTCTACGTTGGCGGCTGCCTGCTGGGGATCAACCCCTTTGATCAGTGGGGCGTCGAACTTGGTAAGCAGTTGAGTTCAAAAATCCATAAGGCTGCCAAGGGTGAAATTCCTCAGGATGACTGGGATAGTTCAACCCGCAGCCTGATGAAAAAGCTGCTCTAA
- a CDS encoding DUF3549 family protein produces the protein MSESGTLSALIEQADFKLRWFDLGRRLQSVSKSTAASFEAGLAPWPHPYLRQAWTGLLLQPAEGGEPIVWFLRFPLDEQGKLQLQARDGLLRALAQELKQGPASESAAQLDQLLQQSGLLFTPSTERQAAFHSQTALLLGRQPSEHYEPVLRYFGDPENHRWDNLALQGIADLAVRWEKESTLLMRQIGKVAAPVFINICHCLENQPVDHRLAAAIIERAEQELTANTPDISVAAAAIRGISHSPATGLRQAFIQSLLAEDASNRNKEVLAAIGSRCVQDLEGQELAAQWVGKLADAADQQTFNLLLSDLMFIPKVRIALLSALRDPARKESLAVAFGNFLHGPKPTH, from the coding sequence TTGCAGTCGGTTTCGAAATCCACTGCGGCATCCTTCGAAGCAGGTCTGGCTCCCTGGCCACACCCATACTTGCGCCAGGCCTGGACGGGCCTGCTGCTGCAACCAGCCGAAGGCGGTGAACCCATCGTCTGGTTCCTGCGCTTTCCGCTGGACGAGCAGGGCAAGCTGCAACTTCAAGCCCGAGATGGATTACTTCGCGCTCTGGCACAGGAACTCAAGCAGGGACCCGCTTCTGAATCTGCTGCGCAGCTGGACCAGCTGCTGCAGCAAAGTGGCTTGCTGTTTACCCCATCAACTGAGCGGCAGGCAGCATTTCACTCCCAAACAGCGCTTCTGCTGGGCCGCCAGCCCAGCGAACATTACGAGCCTGTCCTGCGCTATTTTGGCGACCCGGAAAATCACCGCTGGGACAACCTTGCGCTGCAAGGGATTGCCGACTTGGCCGTGCGCTGGGAAAAAGAAAGCACTTTGCTAATGCGCCAGATTGGAAAAGTCGCGGCTCCGGTTTTTATTAACATTTGCCATTGCCTGGAAAACCAGCCGGTCGACCACCGTCTTGCAGCAGCCATTATTGAGCGAGCAGAGCAAGAACTGACCGCAAACACGCCGGATATCTCGGTGGCCGCTGCTGCTATCAGGGGTATCTCTCACTCACCAGCCACAGGATTGCGACAGGCATTTATACAGTCACTTTTGGCTGAAGATGCCAGCAACCGGAATAAAGAAGTCCTGGCCGCAATAGGCAGTCGCTGCGTCCAAGATTTGGAAGGACAAGAATTGGCCGCACAGTGGGTTGGCAAGCTGGCCGATGCCGCTGACCAGCAGACTTTTAACTTACTGCTTTCCGATTTAATGTTCATTCCGAAAGTGCGAATCGCCCTATTGAGTGCTCTCCGTGACCCGGCAAGAAAAGAAAGTCTCGCAGTAGCCTTTGGCAATTTTTTGCACGGACCCAAACCGACACACTGA